One window of Campylobacter sp. RM12651 genomic DNA carries:
- a CDS encoding DNA adenine methylase, whose protein sequence is MQENKAYLSEQIITYLGNKRSLLGFIEKGVKYAKTELKKDKLSSVDLFSGSGIVARFLKQHSSYLIANDLESYSKAINECYLSNIDNNFYKELEIEHKKLKEQIINNFNENGFIRELYSPKDELNITQNDRAFYTNYNASYIDTARLLLENHKYKKYFLAPLLYEASVKVNTSGVFKGFYKNKNGIGEWGGSGKNALSRIIANIELAMPIFSNHNVPFNVFWQDANVLANELDCDLCYIDPPYNQHPYGSNYFMLNLITNYIKPQDISKVSGITKDWNKSVYNSKKTASESFFELINNLKAKIILISYNNEGIISEDEFKNTLLKFGSLNILEQKYNTFRASRNLNNRKIHVKEILYILKKI, encoded by the coding sequence ATGCAAGAAAACAAAGCCTATTTAAGCGAACAAATAATTACTTATTTAGGCAATAAACGCTCATTATTAGGCTTTATTGAAAAAGGCGTAAAATATGCAAAAACCGAGCTTAAAAAAGATAAATTAAGCTCGGTTGATTTGTTTAGTGGCAGTGGCATTGTCGCAAGATTTTTAAAACAACACTCAAGCTATTTAATAGCAAATGATTTAGAAAGTTATAGTAAAGCAATCAATGAATGCTATTTATCAAATATTGATAATAATTTTTATAAAGAGCTTGAAATAGAGCATAAAAAACTAAAAGAACAAATCATTAATAATTTTAATGAAAACGGCTTTATAAGAGAGCTTTACTCTCCTAAAGATGAGCTAAATATCACTCAAAATGATAGAGCTTTTTATACAAATTATAATGCTAGTTATATTGATACAGCAAGATTATTGCTAGAAAATCACAAATATAAAAAATACTTTTTAGCACCACTTTTATATGAAGCTAGTGTAAAAGTAAATACAAGTGGTGTTTTTAAAGGCTTTTACAAGAATAAAAACGGCATAGGAGAATGGGGCGGAAGTGGCAAAAATGCTCTTAGTAGAATCATTGCTAATATTGAATTAGCAATGCCTATTTTTTCAAACCATAATGTGCCTTTTAATGTGTTTTGGCAAGACGCAAATGTTTTAGCAAATGAGCTTGATTGTGATTTATGCTATATTGACCCACCTTACAATCAACACCCTTATGGCTCAAATTATTTTATGCTAAATCTAATTACAAATTATATTAAACCACAAGATATTTCTAAGGTTTCAGGTATTACAAAGGATTGGAATAAAAGCGTTTATAATTCTAAAAAAACAGCTAGCGAAAGCTTTTTTGAGCTAATAAACAATCTAAAAGCAAAAATAATTTTAATCTCATATAACAACGAAGGCATAATAAGTGAAGATGAATTTAAAAATACTCTTTTAAAATTTGGTAGCTTAAATATATTAGAGCAAAAATATAATACCTTTAGAGCAAGTAGAAATCTAAACAATCGTAAAATCCATGTAAAAGAGATTTTATATATCCTTAAAAAAATATAA
- a CDS encoding efflux RND transporter permease subunit: MLKIAINRPVTILMTFLGLLFFGVISIFTMPINLYPNVDIPLVKITTFANADLSYVESQITKKLENQISGVSQIKRITSKSFNNLSVIAVEFELGRDLEIAVNDIREKISKIKLEYPPSVEKVSSDAGAVMSIFISSKQLDDKALMQIIEDDIEGDFQRIKGVGEVKMVGYLKNNIKIDLNLDELNKYHINSLDVAKLIKMQNFKTFLGSIENEAKNITIKGYFDSNSIEELEQLRIAPGVFLKDVADISIGYTLKDSYAHFNGDNGVLVELKKITGQNSLEVAKNIKQALIGIQDYHKNIEFEVVYDKSENITKHINQVVFDMCLGVILTILIVFLFLRNISATIIASIAIPTSIISSFFLIDLFGYDLNRLTLIALTLSIGIFVDDAIVVIENISKKIKAEKNALYASYEGIKDIAFSVFSISIVLLCVFIPISFMNSISGLFFNTLGMSVAFGVIISFLVCVFLVPTISARFLNTNESKFHDRTEKYFIKLESWYENTLDTILEYKKIFIGIILILCALSFSLAPKIGLDFLPMEDDSELQVQIESKKDLSIEVMEAKSLEVLKQIKENKNVDYAYLLVGYDDAKDRKKSKIYVKLKPLNERTERQKEVVSNLRDSLSLKEFKIKVLEIPKFEGAGIDEPVQFVLLGDDFSSLVSASRRAKNILSELKGVVDISDDIDAYADVLAIYIDKEKARKLNVNTQELAGIIQTSFAHANVGVLDGLKDSKDIFIQLEKVSKEDMKSLEKIQIRTMDNNLISLLNVVNIRLIKDSSSINRLNKTRSVKITAGVDRVSLDEVKAKLETNMSKIMQNTGLRYTFTGFIDLLEETIIGFIMVMILSFLLIYLVLAALYESFIVPFVIMITMPLAFAGACIGLYLTGNTFSLFVLVALILLFGMVGKNAILLIDVANKLCDSGVGVKEALKIAGKSRIRAILMTTIAMIFAMLPLAISHGAGYESNSPMAVAVISGLISSTILTLFAIPAIYEVCYKLDRKLKRIYKRDLI, translated from the coding sequence ATGTTAAAAATTGCAATTAATAGACCTGTTACTATTTTAATGACCTTTTTAGGGTTATTGTTTTTTGGTGTTATATCAATTTTTACAATGCCTATTAATTTATATCCTAATGTTGATATTCCACTTGTAAAAATTACAACATTTGCAAATGCTGATTTAAGCTATGTAGAATCTCAAATTACTAAAAAATTAGAAAATCAAATATCTGGTGTAAGTCAAATCAAAAGAATTACTTCAAAAAGTTTTAATAATTTAAGTGTAATTGCTGTGGAATTTGAATTAGGAAGAGATTTAGAAATAGCAGTAAATGATATTCGTGAAAAAATATCAAAAATAAAATTAGAATATCCACCTAGCGTTGAAAAAGTCTCATCTGATGCAGGTGCGGTTATGAGTATTTTTATTTCATCTAAGCAATTAGATGATAAGGCTTTGATGCAAATTATTGAAGATGATATAGAAGGTGATTTCCAGCGTATAAAGGGCGTTGGAGAAGTTAAAATGGTAGGTTATTTAAAAAATAACATAAAAATAGATTTAAATTTAGATGAATTAAATAAATACCATATTAATTCTTTAGATGTAGCAAAACTAATAAAAATGCAGAATTTTAAAACTTTTTTAGGAAGTATTGAAAATGAAGCTAAAAATATAACTATTAAAGGTTATTTCGACTCAAATAGTATAGAAGAATTAGAGCAATTAAGAATAGCTCCAGGAGTATTTTTAAAAGATGTAGCAGATATTAGTATAGGATATACTTTAAAAGATAGTTATGCTCATTTTAATGGAGATAATGGGGTTTTAGTAGAGCTTAAAAAAATCACAGGTCAAAATAGCTTAGAAGTTGCTAAAAATATTAAACAAGCCTTAATAGGTATTCAAGATTATCATAAAAATATAGAATTTGAAGTTGTTTATGATAAATCAGAAAATATTACAAAGCATATAAATCAAGTTGTATTTGATATGTGTTTAGGGGTGATTTTAACAATTTTAATAGTATTTTTATTTTTAAGAAATATTAGTGCTACTATTATTGCTAGCATTGCAATTCCTACTTCAATTATTTCAAGTTTTTTTCTAATAGATTTATTTGGATACGATTTAAATCGTTTGACATTAATAGCACTTACTTTATCTATTGGTATATTCGTAGATGATGCAATAGTTGTAATTGAAAATATTAGTAAAAAAATTAAGGCAGAGAAAAATGCTTTATATGCAAGCTATGAAGGTATTAAGGATATTGCTTTTTCTGTATTTAGTATCAGTATAGTTTTATTATGCGTGTTTATTCCGATTTCGTTTATGAATAGTATTTCTGGTTTGTTTTTTAATACATTAGGAATGAGTGTTGCCTTTGGAGTAATTATATCGTTTTTAGTTTGTGTATTTTTAGTCCCAACCATTAGTGCTAGGTTTTTAAATACCAACGAGAGTAAATTTCACGATAGAACAGAAAAATATTTTATTAAATTAGAAAGTTGGTATGAAAATACACTTGATACTATATTAGAATATAAAAAGATTTTTATAGGTATTATTTTAATTTTATGTGCTTTATCTTTTTCTTTAGCACCTAAAATAGGACTTGATTTCTTACCTATGGAAGATGATAGCGAACTACAAGTTCAAATAGAATCTAAAAAAGATTTATCAATAGAAGTTATGGAAGCTAAATCTTTAGAAGTCTTAAAGCAAATTAAAGAAAATAAAAATGTAGATTATGCTTATTTATTAGTAGGCTACGATGATGCAAAAGATAGAAAAAAATCTAAAATATATGTTAAGCTAAAACCTTTAAATGAAAGAACCGAAAGACAAAAAGAAGTAGTATCTAATCTAAGAGATAGTTTGAGTTTAAAAGAATTTAAAATCAAAGTTTTAGAAATACCTAAATTTGAAGGTGCAGGTATTGATGAGCCAGTTCAATTTGTATTATTGGGTGATGATTTTTCTTCTTTAGTAAGTGCTAGTAGAAGAGCGAAAAATATTTTAAGTGAATTAAAAGGTGTTGTTGATATTAGTGATGATATTGATGCTTATGCAGATGTTTTAGCTATTTATATAGATAAAGAAAAAGCAAGAAAATTAAATGTAAATACCCAAGAATTAGCAGGGATAATTCAAACTTCTTTTGCACACGCTAATGTCGGGGTATTGGATGGTTTAAAAGATAGCAAAGATATATTTATTCAACTTGAAAAAGTATCTAAAGAAGATATGAAATCGCTTGAGAAAATACAAATAAGAACTATGGATAATAATTTAATTAGCCTATTAAATGTAGTAAATATTAGGCTAATTAAGGATAGTAGTAGTATTAATAGACTTAACAAAACTCGTTCAGTAAAAATTACTGCAGGGGTTGATAGAGTTTCTTTAGACGAGGTTAAGGCAAAACTAGAAACTAATATGAGTAAGATTATGCAAAATACTGGATTAAGATATACATTTACTGGTTTTATTGACCTTTTAGAAGAAACGATTATTGGTTTTATTATGGTTATGATTTTGTCGTTTTTATTAATTTATTTAGTATTAGCAGCTCTTTACGAAAGCTTTATTGTTCCATTTGTAATAATGATTACAATGCCACTTGCGTTTGCAGGAGCTTGTATTGGTCTTTATTTGACAGGCAATACATTTTCTTTATTTGTTTTGGTTGCTCTTATTTTGTTATTTGGAATGGTTGGCAAAAATGCAATTTTATTAATTGATGTTGCAAATAAATTATGTGATAGCGGAGTAGGGGTTAAAGAAGCTCTTAAAATAGCGGGCAAAAGTAGAATTAGAGCGATATTAATGACTACGATTGCTATGATTTTTGCAATGCTACCTTTAGCTATTTCACACGGAGCTGGTTATGAGAGCAATTCTCCTATGGCAGTTGCAGTAATTAGTGGTCTTATTAGTTCAACCATATTAACACTTTTTGCTATTCCTGCAATTTATGAAGTATGCTATAAATTAGATAGAAAGTTAAAAAGAATTTATAAAAGAGATTTAATTTAA
- a CDS encoding efflux RND transporter periplasmic adaptor subunit, with protein MKKLVILLISINLFADSIYASFDVVAQKSAKLSLQSFGIVNKINVDVGSSVKKGDVLLELDSSIEQVGLEESNVQQKLANEALVLATSTLKRYEQVKSVLNEQILDEINFKKSEAEQKLKSAKMSSKKYETLINQKKLKAPFDGIITAKYIEVGEGVASPNQPLFILDSYPEVKLLLSFDEKYSDKVKVGNTYEYSINGLNMKGVISKIYPNIDIKTRKIYAEVLASDIQIGSFGDGYIITDK; from the coding sequence TTGAAAAAATTAGTAATTTTATTGATTAGTATTAATTTATTTGCTGATTCTATTTATGCGAGTTTTGATGTGGTTGCTCAAAAAAGTGCTAAATTATCATTGCAATCTTTTGGTATTGTAAATAAAATAAATGTAGATGTTGGTAGTAGTGTAAAAAAAGGCGATGTTTTATTAGAACTTGATAGCTCAATTGAGCAAGTTGGATTAGAAGAATCAAATGTTCAACAAAAATTAGCAAATGAAGCTTTAGTTTTAGCTACAAGCACTCTTAAAAGATATGAACAAGTAAAATCAGTATTAAACGAACAAATTTTAGATGAAATTAACTTTAAAAAAAGTGAAGCAGAACAAAAATTAAAATCAGCAAAAATGTCTAGTAAAAAATATGAAACATTAATAAATCAAAAAAAATTAAAAGCCCCTTTTGATGGAATAATTACGGCAAAATATATTGAAGTTGGAGAAGGCGTAGCAAGCCCTAATCAGCCATTATTTATTTTGGATAGTTACCCTGAAGTTAAATTACTTTTAAGTTTTGATGAAAAATACTCTGATAAAGTTAAAGTAGGTAATACTTATGAATATAGTATAAATGGCTTAAATATGAAAGGTGTAATTAGTAAAATATATCCAAATATTGATATAAAAACTAGAAAAATTTATGCAGAAGTCTTAGCAAGTGACATACAAATTGGTTCATTTGGAGATGGTTATATTATTACGGATAAATAA
- a CDS encoding TolC family protein, translating into MKKLSLILLSLSLLNATSLKTMLESIENNEQLKAKNYETLSKEESAKSVKYKYYPSATLQVGFVSFDYDRYIINPNNLTNVSVAIDALIYDGKRNSNINLAKKNHELSQIELEKAKNELEFNLASLYYSYLALMENIEYKEQNLKYLNASLSRLENLNKVGLRPNDELEIFRAKVELNKSELNNLNYQKDEILSNIYLITNNNFIPTKGSAIIYEDSSNKSYDIKINSLKEEMSELNKDLSLAPFKPTIFVKNIVGFSKNNFNYSLYAPFDMIVKERVKEKMFSNIFMLGLSWNVFSFGADKKAYESAKLSNLAAKEMNIYSKKSVSEKEKLLIQKIASIQEEINANEKLLNASKIAYESIAKKYEAGLVGYVEYLNSLETMQGALAKLSLSKAKFEISKAELLLAKGIIIKDFVIDL; encoded by the coding sequence ATGAAAAAATTATCTTTAATTTTATTAAGTCTTAGTTTGCTGAATGCAACTAGCTTAAAAACTATGCTAGAAAGTATTGAGAATAATGAGCAATTAAAAGCTAAAAATTATGAAACTTTAAGCAAAGAAGAAAGTGCAAAAAGCGTAAAATACAAATACTATCCTAGTGCTACTTTACAAGTTGGATTTGTTAGTTTTGATTATGATAGATATATAATAAATCCAAATAATTTAACAAATGTAAGTGTAGCAATAGATGCTTTAATTTATGATGGTAAAAGAAATTCTAATATAAATCTTGCGAAAAAAAATCACGAATTAAGTCAAATTGAATTAGAAAAGGCTAAAAATGAATTGGAATTTAATTTAGCAAGTTTATATTATTCTTATTTAGCTTTAATGGAAAATATTGAATATAAAGAGCAGAATTTAAAATATTTAAATGCGAGTTTAAGTAGATTAGAAAATTTAAACAAAGTAGGCTTAAGACCTAATGATGAGCTAGAAATATTTAGAGCAAAAGTAGAATTAAATAAAAGTGAATTAAATAATTTAAATTATCAAAAAGATGAGATATTAAGTAATATTTATTTAATAACTAATAATAATTTTATTCCTACAAAAGGCAGTGCTATTATTTATGAAGATAGTTCTAATAAATCTTATGATATTAAAATAAATTCTTTAAAAGAAGAGATGAGTGAGCTTAATAAGGATTTATCATTAGCACCATTTAAACCTACTATTTTTGTAAAAAATATTGTGGGATTTTCAAAAAATAATTTCAATTATTCTTTATATGCTCCGTTTGATATGATAGTAAAAGAAAGAGTAAAAGAAAAAATGTTTTCAAATATATTTATGCTAGGTTTATCTTGGAATGTTTTTTCTTTTGGAGCTGACAAAAAGGCATATGAGAGTGCAAAACTTAGTAATTTAGCCGCTAAAGAAATGAATATATATAGTAAAAAATCAGTTAGTGAAAAGGAAAAACTATTAATTCAAAAAATTGCATCTATACAAGAAGAAATCAATGCTAATGAAAAGCTTTTAAATGCTAGCAAAATTGCTTATGAGAGTATTGCTAAAAAATATGAAGCTGGACTTGTTGGATATGTTGAATATTTAAATTCTTTAGAAACTATGCAAGGAGCTTTGGCGAAGCTTAGCTTAAGTAAAGCTAAATTTGAAATATCTAAGGCAGAATTATTACTTGCTAAAGGTATCATTATTAAAGATTTTGTAATTGATTTATAG
- the fliP gene encoding flagellar type III secretion system pore protein FliP (The bacterial flagellar biogenesis protein FliP forms a type III secretion system (T3SS)-type pore required for flagellar assembly.) has product MKKLLLLLLFSVFIYADTPLSVPTLNLNLSAPETPSQLVTTLNVVIVLTILALAPSIIFVCTSFLRLVIVFSFMRQAMGTQAMPPNTILISLALVITFFIMQPAANKSYETGIKPYLEEKIGYEEAFALSVKPFKEFMLKNTREKDLALFYRLRNIDNPKSIDDVDLVTLVPAFMISELKTAFEIGFLLYLPFLVIDMVVSSVLMAMGMMMLPPVMISLPFKILIFVLVDGWNLLIGNLVKSFT; this is encoded by the coding sequence GTGAAAAAACTATTGCTTTTATTATTGTTTTCAGTGTTTATTTATGCTGATACTCCACTTAGCGTTCCTACATTAAATCTAAATCTAAGCGCACCAGAAACGCCTAGCCAATTAGTAACTACTTTAAATGTAGTCATAGTTTTAACTATATTGGCTCTAGCTCCTAGTATTATATTTGTATGCACTTCGTTTTTAAGATTAGTTATAGTGTTTTCGTTTATGAGACAAGCTATGGGAACACAAGCAATGCCGCCTAATACAATTTTAATATCTTTAGCACTTGTGATAACTTTTTTTATAATGCAACCAGCTGCTAATAAATCTTATGAAACAGGCATTAAGCCTTATTTGGAAGAAAAAATAGGCTATGAAGAAGCATTTGCATTAAGTGTTAAGCCGTTTAAAGAATTTATGCTTAAAAATACTAGAGAAAAGGATTTAGCACTATTTTATCGCTTAAGAAATATTGATAATCCTAAGAGTATTGATGATGTGGATTTAGTAACTTTAGTTCCTGCTTTTATGATTAGTGAATTAAAAACTGCATTTGAGATAGGATTTTTGCTATACTTACCTTTTTTAGTAATTGATATGGTTGTATCATCAGTATTAATGGCTATGGGTATGATGATGTTGCCGCCGGTTATGATATCTTTACCATTTAAAATTCTAATTTTTGTCTTAGTCGATGGTTGGAATTTATTAATTGGTAATTTGGTTAAAAGTTTTACATAG